CGCTATACGCGCCGATATGCTGGGTAATGCCACCGTGCTCACGCGCCGTCACATTGGTATTGCGCACGGCGTCTAGCAAGGAAGTCTTGCCATGGTCCACGTGGCCCATAATGGTCACCACCGGTGGGCGCGACTCCAACTTCCCTTCGCCTTCTTCCACTTCGTGGCCGACTTCGAGCGCGGCTTCGACATCGAACGCGACATTCTCTACAGTGTAATCGAAGTCCCCGGCGACCAACGCCGCAGTTTCCGCATCGAGCACCTGGTTGATCGTCGCCATCACGCCAAGCCCCATGAGTCGCTTGATCACTTCCCCGGCTTTGACGCCGATTTGCCGTGCCAAATCGCCAACAGTAACCACTTCGGAGATGCGAATCACACGCTTACTGGCCCGGGGAGTCGTGATCTCGGTTTGGCGCTGTTCTTTGCCCGGCAGTTGCATGCGCCGCCTTTTATTGGCACCACCGCTGCGGGCAAGTTTCACTTCCCGTTCCTGCGGCTCGGACACTTCAGGCTTCTGAATCACTCTGCGCTTCTTGGGCCGCTGCTTATTGGCGATACTTGCCGCATCTCCCACCGCCTCGACAGTGGGCGGACGCACAGCGGGAGCGGCAGTCGGAGCAGCAGACGCAGGAGGCGGAGTTTGCGGGCGCACTCGCACCTCTGGAGGACGTGGCCGAGGTTCCGAGGCTTCTCGTAATTTTCTGAGGTCGATGCGACCAAGAATCCGCGGACGCGCCGGCGCGTCGGACAGCAACGAAGGGGAAAGAGATGATGAGGGCGTTGGTTTTTGTTCTAACGGTGGCCTGACTAGCGGTGGACTCTTCACCACCGCTACTGACGCAGATTGGACTGGCAAAGGAACTGACACCTCAACTTTCTCGGTAACAGGGGGCAGCGGTTCACGCTTCAGGATGACGGGTACCGCTGGTTTGATCGATGGAGCTTCTGTTTCTACCGGGATCGAATGAACCTCTTGCCGCACTTCTACCACGATCCGCGGCGGCGGCTCTTCGAGCACCGGCGTAGGCACTGATTCCGCCTCTTGGGAGACGCCCCGGGAGAAAGACTCCACTCGTTGCGGCTCTGGAGCAGGGGCAAAACCCGAAGTCTCAGGAAGCGAGACTTCGCTCGGGAGTTCCGGGACGGCGAAGGCAGATTCCACAGGAGAAAGATCGAAGAAGAGCGCTGGCGGTGAAGAGAACGGCTCGGGAACGCTCTCCACGGCAAGAGGGCTTTCCTGCCCCTCTTGTGACGACTCCACGGCCGGAGCTTCCTCGTCGTGGAGCACGGTGCGTGTTGACCGGCGACGAATCGTCGTCGAACTCAATCGGCTTTCCCGCACTTCTTCCCGCGCGGTGATGACATGATCGCTAATCTGATCCACTTCCGTCACTACTCGCTCCGCCACGAGCCGTTCTTGTCCAACGACTGGTTGGGCTTCCGGCTGGGCAGTATCAAGGTGCACGAGCGCAATTTCTTGTTCCGTGAGGGTACTCTGGGTCTTCTTTTCAGGAAGACCGAGTTCCTTCAGTCTAGCGAGCAACACCCGGGTATCCATTCCCAAGTCTTTCGCCAGTTCGTGAACGCGCTTGTTGCGTACCATAGGACCTCACCTTTTCATGACGATAATGTGGCGCTACGTTCGATGTGAGCGAGGTAACGTATCCGTATTTCTCGCGGCACTACAGCTCGTAACGAGCGCACGAACCCAGACCGCGCCTTGGTAAAGGCGTGCATACACGCCGGACGACGATGCAAATAGCCACCCCGTCCGCGACTCGAACCGGCAACGAGCGCCCCATCCTCACTGAGAGAGAAGCGCAATAACTGCGACTGACTGTCGCGTTTCCCGCACCCCACACAGGTACGAATCGGCGCAACATTCCTCATACCTGCTCCTGTGCAGTATCCTCTAGTTCCACAGGCTCCGGCAAATCGGACGCTTCCACGGCGAGCGGTTGTTCTTGACTCGCACTGGCCTGAGCTTCGAGGTATTCACGTGCGGCTTGGAGGAGTGTCGTCGCTTTGTCGGGACCAATCCCTTCGATTTCCAGAAACGTATCGAGATCGGCTGCCGCCATTTCTTCGGGAGATTTGAAGCCATTTTGGTACAACAACTCTGCCGTCATGGCGCTCAATCCGGCAATGCCGGCCAGTTGCGCCAAGGCTCGCGAGTGTTCCACCTCGACTTCGGACTCGGAACGGACATCGAGCTTCCATCCGGTCAAGCGCGAAGCCAGACGGACATTTTGGCCTTTCTTCCCGATCGCAAGCGAGAGCTGATCGTCTGGGACGATGACTTCCATGGCACGGTCATCCTCGTCGAGGATGATCTTTGACACTTTCGCGGGCAGCAGCGCACGGCACACATATTCGGCGGCATCCAGCGTCCATGGCACGATATCGACCCGTTCGCCGCGCAGCTCTTGCACCACAGCCTGGACACGGGTGCCTTTCATTCCGACACACGCCCCCACCGGGTCCACATCTTGATCGGTCGAATGCACGGCAATCTTTGCTCGGCTGCCGGGTTCGCGCGCCGCAGCCTTGATCTCAACGATCCCTTCGTACACTTCTGGGGCTTCTTGCTCGAACAGTTTAATTAGGAATCCCGGATGCGTCCGGGAGAGGATAATCTGCGGTCCTTTATGGGACATCTCGACATCGACGATATAAGCGCGGATGCGATCGCCCTGGCGATAGCGCTCCCAGGGAATTTGTTCTTTTTCCGGCAAGACGGCGTCCGTGCGCCCGAGGTTAACGATGATATTTTTCTTCTCGACGCGCTGGACAATCCCGGAGAAGAGTTCGCCTTTCCGGTTCTTAAATTCGTTGTAAATCAGCTCCCGTTCGGCCTCGCGCACTTTCTGAATCACGCTTTGCTTCGCGACTTGCGCGGCAATGCGACCGAAAGCCGCAGCGGGAAGTTTGCTCAAGAGTTCGTCATCGACCTCGGCTTCTGGATCGATGGTATGTCGTGCTGAGTCACGACCAATCTCGGTTTCCGGGTTCGTGACCTCGGCAACCACCGTCTTAATCTCGAACAGTTCGACTTCACCGATGTCGGGATTGAACTTCGCTTCGATCCGCTTCTGACCGAACGTCCTTTTGGCTGCAGAAAGCATGGCACTTTCGAGCGCCTCGATGATGACGCTTCGATCCATCCCCTTTTCTTTACTCACTTGATCAATGACGCGGTTGAGGTCTGACTGCATATGCCTTTCCTCTCGCTTAGCTTAGCGCTGCGCGCCTTTTCTTTTCGCCCCGACAGAAGGGAATTCGTATTCGGTCATGGCTTTTTTCACATCTTCCAGGGGAATACATACCTCCCCGATATCTCCGTCACAGATGCTCACGCGATCATCCTCTACTCGGTCTAAGCGTCCCACGAACGTCCTCCGCCCCTGCCACAAGTTCTTCGTTTGGATGCGGGCACGCTGCCCCAGATAACGCCGGTAATGGTCGGGGCGCAGAAGCGGACGATTCACCCCTGGAGAAGAGAGTTCCAGACTGTAGTGCCATGGCATAATGTCATGGACATCAAGCAAGTCGCTGAGTTGTCGGTGCACTCTCGTGAGGTCGTCTAAGGACACGCCGCCGCTACGCTCAAGCATCAGGCGCAGGACCCAGCGCCCGCCTTCTTGCCGAAGATCGGCCGCCCACACTTCCATCCCCTCTTCGTCCGCTACAGGAACGGCAAGAGCTTCAAACTGTCGGAGGATTTCTTGGGTCGTTGTTTGCATCCTGAAAAAAAAAGTGGGCGTTCAGCCCACTTTTCTTCGTTACGCCTGCCTCACACTAGACAATCCCCGTTTGGGGCGCAAGGGGCAGGCTCACTATTTTTTACGAGGCGCGCTCTTCAATCAGGTCGTGCAGCGTGAGCAGTGCGATCAACTGGTACCTCCGCTTTCCCTGAGGGGTCACCACTTCCACTTCGTCACCCACCGCTTTGCGCAGCAAGGCTTGGCCAATGGGAGAATGGAGCGAAATATGTCCCGTCGCAGGATCGACCTCTTCAGGAAACACGATCCGATACTCGCAAATCTCCCCGTCGTCGGTATCCTCAATCTTGACGCGGCTGCCATAAGCCACCATATCCCTGGGGATGCTCGACAGATTGTACAGCGAAAGCTGCCGCATCCGTTCTTCGAGCTGCCCGATGCGCGCCCGCACGAAATCTTGCC
This DNA window, taken from Deltaproteobacteria bacterium, encodes the following:
- the infB gene encoding translation initiation factor IF-2; protein product: MVRNKRVHELAKDLGMDTRVLLARLKELGLPEKKTQSTLTEQEIALVHLDTAQPEAQPVVGQERLVAERVVTEVDQISDHVITAREEVRESRLSSTTIRRRSTRTVLHDEEAPAVESSQEGQESPLAVESVPEPFSSPPALFFDLSPVESAFAVPELPSEVSLPETSGFAPAPEPQRVESFSRGVSQEAESVPTPVLEEPPPRIVVEVRQEVHSIPVETEAPSIKPAVPVILKREPLPPVTEKVEVSVPLPVQSASVAVVKSPPLVRPPLEQKPTPSSSLSPSLLSDAPARPRILGRIDLRKLREASEPRPRPPEVRVRPQTPPPASAAPTAAPAVRPPTVEAVGDAASIANKQRPKKRRVIQKPEVSEPQEREVKLARSGGANKRRRMQLPGKEQRQTEITTPRASKRVIRISEVVTVGDLARQIGVKAGEVIKRLMGLGVMATINQVLDAETAALVAGDFDYTVENVAFDVEAALEVGHEVEEGEGKLESRPPVVTIMGHVDHGKTSLLDAVRNTNVTAREHGGITQHIGAYSVQVDGRSVTFLDTPGHEAFTSMRARGAKVTDLVILVVAAEDGVMPQTVEAINHARAAGVPVIVAVNKMDKPGADLERVKRELMIHGLVSEEYGGETIFAPVSAKTNEGIPHLLEMILLQADVMELRAHPDKLARGSVVEAKLDRGRGPVATVLVQEGVLKVGDAFVCGKEYGRIRAMVDSWGERVDKATPSTPVEILGLAGVPEAGDSFVVLPDEAKARQVAEHRRTKRRETELTKSSSRTTLEDFYQQAQAGEVKELRVIIKADVQGSAEAVSDSLTRLSNNEVKLTVLHSSVGGISESDVLLATASKGIIIGFNVRPEGKAAQLAEREAVEVRLYNIIYEVIEDVRAALEGMLEPTYKEKPLGRAEVRQVFTVSRLGLVAGCLVVEGKVVRGAHARLVRNRAVVHTGRLSSLRRFKDDVREVISGTECGISFENFHDVQPGDIIEAYELEQVLRRLESRPQPEAARRAS
- a CDS encoding YlxR family protein; this translates as MRNVAPIRTCVGCGKRDSQSQLLRFSLSEDGALVAGSSRGRGGYLHRRPACMHAFTKARSGFVRSLRAVVPREIRIRYLAHIERSATLSS
- the nusA gene encoding transcription termination/antitermination protein NusA, whose protein sequence is MQSDLNRVIDQVSKEKGMDRSVIIEALESAMLSAAKRTFGQKRIEAKFNPDIGEVELFEIKTVVAEVTNPETEIGRDSARHTIDPEAEVDDELLSKLPAAAFGRIAAQVAKQSVIQKVREAERELIYNEFKNRKGELFSGIVQRVEKKNIIVNLGRTDAVLPEKEQIPWERYRQGDRIRAYIVDVEMSHKGPQIILSRTHPGFLIKLFEQEAPEVYEGIVEIKAAAREPGSRAKIAVHSTDQDVDPVGACVGMKGTRVQAVVQELRGERVDIVPWTLDAAEYVCRALLPAKVSKIILDEDDRAMEVIVPDDQLSLAIGKKGQNVRLASRLTGWKLDVRSESEVEVEHSRALAQLAGIAGLSAMTAELLYQNGFKSPEEMAAADLDTFLEIEGIGPDKATTLLQAAREYLEAQASASQEQPLAVEASDLPEPVELEDTAQEQV
- a CDS encoding ribosome maturation factor RimP codes for the protein MEVWAADLRQEGGRWVLRLMLERSGGVSLDDLTRVHRQLSDLLDVHDIMPWHYSLELSSPGVNRPLLRPDHYRRYLGQRARIQTKNLWQGRRTFVGRLDRVEDDRVSICDGDIGEVCIPLEDVKKAMTEYEFPSVGAKRKGAQR
- a CDS encoding transcription elongation factor GreA, whose protein sequence is MELPIVKRLKKDLEELYHELTVRIPKDLHEAAAHGDLSENAEYEAARARQDFVRARIGQLEERMRQLSLYNLSSIPRDMVAYGSRVKIEDTDDGEICEYRIVFPEEVDPATGHISLHSPIGQALLRKAVGDEVEVVTPQGKRRYQLIALLTLHDLIEERAS